The following nucleotide sequence is from Tardiphaga alba.
ACCTTCACTTCCTTGTCGCCGAGCCAGACCGTGCCGGTGCCTTCCAGGATGTACTGGATCTCGTTGGTGTTGGGATGCATGTGCTTGGGCACATTGCCGTCCTGAACCGAGATGGTGACGCCGTCGGCGGCCACGAACATTTTTGAGCGGAAGCCGGACTGCGCGGCCGGCCCGAGCGCGTCGCCGGTCAGTTCCGGCACGGAAATCACCTGTGCGGTGATGTTCTCTGCGGCGAAGGCTTTCGGCACGAGATGGGTGGCGATGCCGCCGGCTACGAAGGTGGAGGCGAGCAGAAGGGCCGTGGTGATGCGAGACATGGATGTTTCCCCGAAATGAATTTTTGTTAGTGGTGAGATGCTAGGCGCGTCTGATCGCGTTGACCAGCACCGGCTTTCCAACCGGCCGAGGCTCATCTATCCTCCGCCGCAATGCAGCGGAGGAAGCAATGACAACAAACATCAAAACCGGATCGCGCCGTTTATTCCTGGGACGTGTCCTGCTCGCCGCTGTCCTGTCGCTGTTCGCCATCCATCCCGCTGCAGCGCAGAGCAAGGTGACCATCGCCATCGGTGGCGGTGCGTGCCTGTGCTATCTGCCCACCGTCCTTGCCAAGCAGCTCGGCGAATATGAGAAGGCCGGGCTCGCTGTCGAGCTGGTCGATCTCAAGGGCGGCTCCGATGCGCTGAAGGCGGTGCTCGGCGGCAGCGCCGATGTCGTGTCCGGCTATTTCGATCACTGCGTCAATCTCGCAGCGAAGAAGCAGGAGTTGCAGAGCTTTGTGGTCTATGACCGCTATCCCGGCCTCGTGCTGGTGGTGTCGCCCAAACAAACGGGCAAGATTACCTCGATCAAGGATCTCGCCGGCAAGAAAGTCGGCGTCAGCGCGCCGGGGTCATCGACGGACTTCTTCCTGAAATATCAGCTCAAGAAAAACGGCCTCGATCCCCAGGGCACCGCAGTGATCGGCATCGGCCTTGGCGCCACCGCGGTGGCAGCGATGCAGCAGGGCCAGATCGACGCCGCCGTGATGCTCGATCCCGCCGTCACCGTGCTGCAGGGCAGTCACAAAGACCTCACGATTCTCAGCGATACCCGCACCCAGAAGGACACGCTGGATGTGTTCGGCGGCGAATATCCCGGTGGGGCGCTCTATACGACGACGGCCTGGATCAAGGGCCACGACAAGGAAGTGCAGGCGCTCACCACGGCGATCATGAACACGCTGAAATGGATCCACACCCATTCGCCGGAAGAGATCATGGCGAAGATGCCAGAGACCATGGTCGGCAAGGACAAGGAGCTGTATCTCGCAGCGCTCAAGAACACGATCCCGATGTATTCGGAAACCGGCCTGATGGATCCGAAAGGTGCGGCGGCGGTGCTGGCAGTCTTCAGCGAGGGCTCGCCCGAGGTGGCGAAGGCCAATATCGATGTGAGCAAGACCTACACGAACAAATATGTCGAGCAGTACAACAAGACGGGGACGAATGCGAAGTAAGGCGTCTAACCGAAAACGCAGGCAGTCCGCCGCATGACGGCTCCCGCCATTCACCGCGTTGCCCGGCTCGACCTCACTCGCACCGACTGGCGCTGGCCGTTCGCCGATGAACGGCGCGCCGATATCGATGCGTATTTCGCGGAACAACGCGCCGGGAAGCCGCAGATGTTCAACGGTCGCGTATTGCTCGCGCGCCATCCGCTGTTCACGGGCGAGGGGCTTTCCAGCGACTATTTCGAAACGGATTTTGCCAGCTTTCTCGCCTGGCGCGATTGGGGCTTTCCCGATCGTGACGTGTTCAACGGTTTCGGCATGGGCGCGCTCCGCAGTGCCGATGGTGCGTTCGTGCTCGGCGAGATGGGCGCGCATACGGCCAATGCCGGGCGCATCTATTTCGCATCGGGCACGCCCGATCTCAGCGATCTGCGCGACGGTGTCGTCGATGTCGCCGGCAGCGTGATCCGCGAGGTCGAGGAAGAGCTGGGCTTGACCGAGGCGGACTATCTCATTGCTGACGATTGGTGCTGCGTAGTCACCGATCATGCGCTGGCGATGATGCGGGTGCTGACATCCGATCTGTCAGGCGAAGCGCTGCGCGAAAAACTCAAGGCCAATCTCGCTGCGCAGGCCGAGCCGGAATTGAGCGATATTCATCTCGTGCGCAGTCCGGCCGATTTCACCGCCACCATGCCGGTTTTCGTCACGGCATTTCTGCAAGCGCAATTCGCTGCCATGTAGGGTGGGCAAAGGCGCTCTTGCGCCGTGCCCGCCTGTACCAGCCGAGCACTTGAAGGTGGGCACGTCGCTGCGCTCCTTTGCCCACCCTACAGATTTCGGGTTACATTGGCGCAATTGCTCTTGGAGTGCCCGATGTCCGTCAAATCCGCCAAAGCCACCCTGAAGTCCTATGTCGATCCCTATCGCATCGACGGGTCGAAGCCCTTTCGTCTGAAGGATCACGACACCGATGCGTCGGGTGGTCTCCACAAGGATACCGGCAAGCGCATGATCGAAGTCAATGCTCGCCGGTTGCAGGAGCTGCAGGAGAAGCTCTATGCGCAGGACCGGTGGTCGCTGCTGCTGATCTTCCAGGGCATGGATGCCGCCGGCAAGGACAGCGCCATCGAGGCCGTGTTTGACGGCATCAATCCGCAAGGCTGCGAGGTGCATTCGTTCAAGCAGCCGTCGTCGAACGAACTCGATCACGATTTCATGTGGCGCCACACCGTGGCGCTGCCACAGCGCGGGCGGATCGGTATTTTCAATCGGTCCTATTACGAGGAATGCCTCGTGGTGCGCGTGCATCCAAATATCCTTGCCAAGCAAAAGATCCCGCAGGAGCTGGTCGGCAAGCATATCTGGAAGGAGCGTTTCGAGGACATCACGGCCTTCGAGAAATATCTCGCACGCAACGGCACCGTGGTGCTCAAATTCTTCCTCAACGTTTCCAAGGACGAACAGCGCGAGCGTTTCCTGTCGCGTCTCGACGAGCCTTCGAAGAACTGGAAGTTCTCCATGGCCGACATTTCCGAGCGCGCCATGTGGGATCAGTATCAGGAGGCCTATCAGGACATGATCGGCCACACGGCGACGGAGCATGCGCCCTGGCATGTGGTGCCGGCGGATCGCAAATGGTTCGCGCGCGTGGTGATCGGCTCGGCCATCGTGCATGCGCTGGAAAAGCTCGACCTGAAATTCCCCACGGTAGACGGCGACGACCTCAAGGAATTCAAGATGGTCCGCGAAGCCCTGGAGAAAGAGGGCGGCCCCGTCGTGAAGAAAGCCCCGTCCCGCGTGCGGGCGAAGAAGGCAGCGAAGGCGTAGCGGCAAGGAAGAGAGAGGTCGTCGCGACGCGCGGCGGCCGATGGCCTCCCTCCCTCAAGCGGCGAAGCCGCGCAGTGGGGAGGGTGGCGCGTAGCGCCGGGTGGAGTCTCTCCTCACGCACGGACGTCACGTGGGGAGAGACCCCACCCGTCTCGACGGCTTCGCCGTCGATCCACCCTCCCCACGGCGCGGCTTCGCCGCTTGGGGGAGGGAGAAGAGCTCAGCTCAGCGCCAGCTCCTTCAGCACCTTTGCCACTCTGTCCTGCGCGGCATCGGGCAGTGGCAGCACCGGCTTTGGTGGCTTCGCATCACAGATGCCGAGAGTATCCACCGCGGCATAGATCACCCGCAGGCTGGAATACTGCTTGAACAGATCCCACAGCGGCTGCAGTGCGCTGTTCAGCCGCCGGGCCTCGGCCGCATCGCCGGCCAGCGCCGCGCGGGTGAGGGCGAGGCAGCTTTGCGGGAAAAGTCCCGCCGCGACCGAGTACCAGGCGTCGCCGCCGGCCAGCAGCGC
It contains:
- a CDS encoding cupin domain-containing protein, which encodes MSRITTALLLASTFVAGGIATHLVPKAFAAENITAQVISVPELTGDALGPAAQSGFRSKMFVAADGVTISVQDGNVPKHMHPNTNEIQYILEGTGTVWLGDKEVKVKAGDMIVIPKGTPHGGTKPDGKPFRAIAIKTPPQAPDDTKQLP
- a CDS encoding ABC transporter substrate-binding protein → MTTNIKTGSRRLFLGRVLLAAVLSLFAIHPAAAQSKVTIAIGGGACLCYLPTVLAKQLGEYEKAGLAVELVDLKGGSDALKAVLGGSADVVSGYFDHCVNLAAKKQELQSFVVYDRYPGLVLVVSPKQTGKITSIKDLAGKKVGVSAPGSSTDFFLKYQLKKNGLDPQGTAVIGIGLGATAVAAMQQGQIDAAVMLDPAVTVLQGSHKDLTILSDTRTQKDTLDVFGGEYPGGALYTTTAWIKGHDKEVQALTTAIMNTLKWIHTHSPEEIMAKMPETMVGKDKELYLAALKNTIPMYSETGLMDPKGAAAVLAVFSEGSPEVAKANIDVSKTYTNKYVEQYNKTGTNAK
- a CDS encoding NUDIX hydrolase; translation: MTAPAIHRVARLDLTRTDWRWPFADERRADIDAYFAEQRAGKPQMFNGRVLLARHPLFTGEGLSSDYFETDFASFLAWRDWGFPDRDVFNGFGMGALRSADGAFVLGEMGAHTANAGRIYFASGTPDLSDLRDGVVDVAGSVIREVEEELGLTEADYLIADDWCCVVTDHALAMMRVLTSDLSGEALREKLKANLAAQAEPELSDIHLVRSPADFTATMPVFVTAFLQAQFAAM
- a CDS encoding polyphosphate kinase 2 family protein, with the protein product MSVKSAKATLKSYVDPYRIDGSKPFRLKDHDTDASGGLHKDTGKRMIEVNARRLQELQEKLYAQDRWSLLLIFQGMDAAGKDSAIEAVFDGINPQGCEVHSFKQPSSNELDHDFMWRHTVALPQRGRIGIFNRSYYEECLVVRVHPNILAKQKIPQELVGKHIWKERFEDITAFEKYLARNGTVVLKFFLNVSKDEQRERFLSRLDEPSKNWKFSMADISERAMWDQYQEAYQDMIGHTATEHAPWHVVPADRKWFARVVIGSAIVHALEKLDLKFPTVDGDDLKEFKMVREALEKEGGPVVKKAPSRVRAKKAAKA